One genomic window of Microbacterium sp. BH-3-3-3 includes the following:
- a CDS encoding GNAT family N-acetyltransferase: MTSLPAGLELRPLHVPISIDAPDAADFREMARVRNLVYAEISGHDDNSMPADELLPAYQPDPAQVRYCWLAVLDGEVVGRASLDLPQEEGARTGFWLVELRRSAWNRGIGRAAFALIERTAREHHRTVLQAWAEHPETDGPRLDAPTGFGSVPRDHAARFFQASGSTLEQVMRVSSLDLADAAPRVRDLLDEAERAARGYRVVQWALPTPDEFVESFAAMKSRMVTDAPSADLEFDEEVWDAARVRRFEATYLDAGRHMLITAAQHVDSGELAAFTELVIGKDRTAMSHQEDTLVTAPHRGHRLGMLVKCAALQAWREIAPDSPRVMTYNAEENRPMLSINERIGFVPVAYEGVWKKVLD; the protein is encoded by the coding sequence ATGACTTCGCTCCCCGCCGGCCTCGAGCTGCGCCCCCTGCACGTGCCGATCTCGATCGATGCCCCCGATGCCGCCGACTTCCGCGAGATGGCCCGGGTGCGGAACCTCGTCTACGCCGAGATCTCCGGACACGACGACAACTCCATGCCCGCCGACGAGCTGCTGCCGGCGTATCAGCCCGACCCCGCTCAGGTGCGTTACTGCTGGTTGGCCGTGCTCGACGGTGAGGTCGTGGGCCGTGCCTCACTCGATCTGCCGCAGGAAGAGGGGGCGCGCACCGGGTTCTGGCTCGTGGAGCTCCGACGCTCCGCCTGGAACCGCGGCATCGGCCGCGCCGCCTTCGCCCTGATCGAGCGCACCGCGCGCGAGCATCACCGCACCGTGCTGCAGGCCTGGGCCGAGCACCCCGAGACCGACGGACCGCGGCTGGACGCACCGACCGGATTCGGCTCCGTCCCGCGCGACCACGCGGCGCGCTTCTTCCAGGCCTCGGGGAGCACCCTCGAGCAGGTCATGCGCGTCAGCAGCCTCGACCTCGCCGACGCCGCACCGCGGGTGCGGGACCTCCTCGACGAGGCCGAGCGCGCGGCCCGCGGCTATCGCGTCGTGCAGTGGGCGCTCCCGACCCCCGACGAGTTCGTCGAGTCCTTCGCCGCGATGAAGTCCCGCATGGTCACCGACGCCCCCTCGGCCGACCTCGAGTTCGACGAGGAGGTGTGGGATGCCGCGCGCGTCCGCCGCTTCGAAGCGACCTACCTCGACGCCGGTCGCCACATGCTCATCACCGCCGCGCAGCACGTGGACTCCGGGGAGCTGGCGGCCTTCACCGAACTCGTCATCGGCAAGGACCGCACGGCGATGTCGCATCAGGAGGACACCCTTGTCACGGCGCCCCACCGCGGCCACCGCCTGGGGATGCTGGTGAAGTGCGCCGCCCTGCAGGCCTGGCGCGAGATCGCCCCCGACTCTCCGCGGGTGATGACGTACAACGCCGAAGAGAACCGCCCGATGCTCTCGATCAACGAGCGCATCGGGTTCGTTCCGGTCGCCTACGAGGGCGTGTGGAAGAAGGTGCTCGACTGA